DNA from Arthrobacter sp. PvP023:
CACGATCAGCAGATCGCCTTCACCGGCGCGCTTGGGGCCGCCGGAAAGGGGCGCATCCACCAGTTCGACGCCGTATTCGGCCAGCCGGTCCACCGTGGCCGGGATGGCGTCGGTACCTACGGTGCTGCCGAGGATCACAACGGCGCCCGGCTTGAGCACGGAGGCCACGCCGTTCTCGCCGAAGAGGACGTCGTTGAGCTGCTCCCCGTTGCGCACTGCCAGGAGCAGGGCGTCGGCACCTTCGGAGGCTTCGCGGGCGGAGGCGAAGGTGCGGATCCCGGCTTCTTCGGCGAGCTTCAGGCGCGGCTCGGCGATGTCGAAGCCGTGGACGGTGAGCTGGCTGGCGAGGCGGGTGGCCATGGGCAGGCCCATGGCGCCAAGGCCCAGGACAGTGATGGTGTAGTTGCTGGTCATGGTGTTCTCCATTGAATCTTGCGGTGGTGGGGAGGCTTAGAAGGTGTTGCTGAGCTTGCGGGTGACGTCGGCGAGGGACTGGTCGTCCCCCACATTGCCGGCGAACACGATGTACGGGATGCCCTTGGCGGGGCCGTCCACCGGTTCCCACAGGCTCACGATGCCCGGGAGCATGGGGCCGCGGACGATCGCGTGGCGGATTTCCAGGCCGTGCGCAGCGACGTCAGAGGACGTGATGCCGCCCTTGGCGATCACAAAGCGCGGCGGGAAGGTCTTGAGCGTGCGGTTCACGACGGCGACGACGGCGGCGGACACCGTGCGTGCGATCCGCAGGCTTTCGGCGGCGTCGTCGGTCCTGATGAGCAGGCGGCTGGTGTGGACGATGACGTCGCCGCCACGCAGCGCCTCAACCACTTTGTCCACCATCTCGTCGAGGTAGCCGGCTGCGCTATCGCCAAGCAGCTTCTCGACGTCGATCTCCACGATGCGTGCCGCGCTGTGCTGTTCGGTGAGGGCTTTGAGCTGGCGGGTGGTGACGCCGACGTGGGAGCCGACGACGATGAGCCCGCCCGCTTCCGACGGAGTATTGCCGGCATAGGCCTCTTCGCCGCTGAGCTCGGTTCGGATCTCCTGGCCGATCCGGGCGCGGACAAACGGCGGGCCCACGCGGTACAGGAGTTTCTTGCCGCGGCGTTCGGCTTCCTCGAGGCCCAGCGAGAGGGCGCGGAGGTCGTTTTCGGAGACGATGTCGGCCACGATCGGGGTGGAGTCGGTGGCGGACTCGATCGCGTCGGCGATGGCCTTGGCGGAGATTTGAGGATCGGTAGAGGCCCGGATGATGTTCAGGTCCAGGACGATCACGGAATCCGCGGCAAAGCGTCCCTGCGACTTTTCCTCCACGTACTTGGCCATTTCGGAGTTGGCGAAGCCGAAGGAGGCGTCCTTGGCGAACTCGGTCGCGGCCACCGGTGTCAGCGTGCCGGTTTCTTCCCCCGTACCGCGCATGTAGTGCACGCCGCCGATGGTGACCCGGCCGGCATCGGGAAACGCCGGAATGATGACGACGCCGTCAGTCGCCTCGCCGCTGACAGCGGAAACGGTGGCGGCGATGACGTCCGGCTCGAGCGGGTAGTGGCCGCGGAGGGTGGAGTCGCTGCGGCTCACGAACCCGAGCCGGAGGCCGGAACCGGCGCTGCCGGCTTCCGCCTCGAATGAGCGTGCCGCGGTCAGGGCGTTGCGGACGATTTCTTCGTTCCGTGCAGCAGCCTCGGCCGCGTCCAGGCTACGGGTGTTGGTCAGCACGTAGACCGCGGGCTTCGTCTGCTTCTCGCGGATGTGGGCGAACGCCCAGGTGAAATCGGCCACGTCCCAGCGGGTGAGGACAGGCAGGTCCGCAACGGACTGGGTGCCGGTGGGATCGTCGTCGAGCACTACGAGCACTCGGGGGGAGGCTGCCGAAGACGCCGCTACAGCGTCGGCAACC
Protein-coding regions in this window:
- a CDS encoding four-carbon acid sugar kinase family protein → MPLEADVLAAFPAEVQIPAELVADAVAASSAASPRVLVVLDDDPTGTQSVADLPVLTRWDVADFTWAFAHIREKQTKPAVYVLTNTRSLDAAEAAARNEEIVRNALTAARSFEAEAGSAGSGLRLGFVSRSDSTLRGHYPLEPDVIAATVSAVSGEATDGVVIIPAFPDAGRVTIGGVHYMRGTGEETGTLTPVAATEFAKDASFGFANSEMAKYVEEKSQGRFAADSVIVLDLNIIRASTDPQISAKAIADAIESATDSTPIVADIVSENDLRALSLGLEEAERRGKKLLYRVGPPFVRARIGQEIRTELSGEEAYAGNTPSEAGGLIVVGSHVGVTTRQLKALTEQHSAARIVEIDVEKLLGDSAAGYLDEMVDKVVEALRGGDVIVHTSRLLIRTDDAAESLRIARTVSAAVVAVVNRTLKTFPPRFVIAKGGITSSDVAAHGLEIRHAIVRGPMLPGIVSLWEPVDGPAKGIPYIVFAGNVGDDQSLADVTRKLSNTF